In one Nicotiana tomentosiformis chromosome 6, ASM39032v3, whole genome shotgun sequence genomic region, the following are encoded:
- the LOC104106267 gene encoding biotin carboxyl carrier protein of acetyl-CoA carboxylase 1, chloroplastic-like has product MASFSVPCPKIFVLSVASSHSSSTQQPHVSVSLRSTPALLPRLQGSSRLQSQVFKVNAQLNEVAIDKSTNSKPVSEKSLEEVPKTEYSIPDASSIQAFMSQAADLVELVDSRDIVELQLKQKDCEILIRKKAALPQPPVVMAPPSVQQGFYQPQLPPASAPAPAAPVAPAAPALLPPAPSKPKSSHPPMKCPMAGTFYRSPAPGAPPFVKVGDKVQKGQVVCIIEAMKLMNEIEADSSGTIVDIIADDGKPVSVDTPLFVIEP; this is encoded by the exons ATGGCTTCTTTCAGTGTCCCTTGTCCCAAGATTTTTGTTTTATCCGTTGCTTCTTCCCATTCCAGCTCGACCCAACAACCCCACGTCTCCGTTTCCTTGAGATCCACTCCTGCATTGCTCCCTCGTCTTCAG GGGTCCAGTCGACTCCAATCTCAGGTGTTTAAGGTGAATGCCCAGCTCAATGAG gtTGCTATTGACAAGTCGACCAATTCAAAACCAGTTTCTGAGAAAAGCTTGGAGGAAGTCCCAAAGACTGAGTACTCAATTCCAGATGCTTCATCCATTCAAGCATTCATGTCTCAAGCAGCCGATCTTGTTGA GCTTGTAGATTCGAGGGACATTGTGGAGCTGCAGCTGAAGCAAAAGGATTGTGAAATCCTTATAAGGAAGAAGGCGGCATTGCCCCAGCCACCTGTTGTTATGGCCCCACCTTCTGTTCAGCAGGGCTTTTATCAACCACAGTTGCCTCCTGCAAGTGCCCCGGCTCCTGCGGCTCCAGTAGCTCCAGCAGCTCCTGCACTTCTGCCACCTGCGCCTTCAAAGCCGAAGTCTTCACATCCTCCGATGAAATGTCCCATGGCTGGAACATTCTACCGATCGCCTGCCCCAGGGGCACCACCTTTTGTAAAG GTAGGAGACAAGGTCCAGAAAGGGCAAGTAGTTTGTATCATTGAGGCCATGAAATTGATGAATGAGATTGAG GCCGATTCATCTGGAACCATAGTTGACATAATTGCAGATGATGGTAAACCCGTTAGTGTAGACACG CCTTTATTTGTCATTGAACCATGA